In a single window of the bacterium genome:
- a CDS encoding transposase: MGVDGKAVKISGSEAVVLVAVDIGTNDPFFFQLAEAESEEEAEKFFLIIKEIFNYPVTAVVSDLGKGRVFVNLVDQIFPGVPHQACVTHFSRYVDMKLPKSKKSKYYKQNELLRSYIKNILFATNFNDADELLVRLRHIEHLFEAKHHKEIIKSLRRNFNLLTAHLFHPELPRDTNVVENIIKELDKKLLQMCGFKNPQNAYNLLKLWFCAYRFRPFTSSNYSHRNGHSPLSLAGIKTSKVDWLKFSQK, from the coding sequence TTCTTGTAGCTGTAGACATAGGTACTAACGATCCGTTCTTCTTCCAGTTGGCAGAGGCTGAAAGCGAAGAAGAGGCAGAAAAGTTCTTCTTGATCATTAAAGAGATCTTCAACTACCCTGTTACCGCAGTGGTCAGTGACCTTGGGAAGGGTAGGGTTTTTGTAAACTTAGTGGATCAGATTTTCCCTGGTGTGCCTCACCAAGCATGCGTTACGCACTTTTCTCGCTATGTTGACATGAAACTCCCGAAGTCGAAGAAAAGCAAATACTACAAACAGAATGAGCTTCTTAGAAGCTATATTAAAAACATCCTCTTCGCCACTAATTTCAACGATGCCGACGAACTTTTGGTTCGTTTAAGACATATTGAGCACCTCTTTGAAGCCAAACATCATAAAGAGATTATCAAATCATTGAGGAGAAATTTCAACCTATTGACAGCCCATCTCTTTCACCCAGAGTTGCCGAGAGACACCAACGTAGTGGAAAACATCATCAAAGAATTGGACAAGAAACTCCTCCAAATGTGTGGATTCAAAAACCCCCAAAACGCTTACAACCTCCTGAAACTATGGTTCTGCGCTTATCGGTTTAGGCCCTTCACCAGTAGCAACTATTCGCACCGTAACGGTCATTCTCCACTCTCATTGGCAGGCATCAAAACGTCAAAGGTCGATTGGTTGAAGTTCTCGCAAAAAAA